A region of Allocoleopsis franciscana PCC 7113 DNA encodes the following proteins:
- a CDS encoding ABC transporter substrate-binding protein, with protein sequence MSKRVIFRIDQGDFEQGFSVTLTIKENGEICAPEIKGKLAPATQIIDRYNDWQQAYYSWGQSHRWWRRRLEVPDQINTNYSSADSENNATIYASQFEGELNDWLDRSDLGELREELLHTVNRNDSVSFIVQTDNKELQRLPWELWRLLKNRYHQAEVAISSRSAPKKGALRSSVKILVILGSDDKIDIQTDWTILREKLPNDELVLVEKPRADEFREILINQPWDIIFFAGHSSTHADGNDAKIWLNEQEYLSPQKLRNSLEKAVRNGLKLAIFNSCDGLGLARQLETLQIPHIIVMREPVHDEVAQKFLNGFLTSFAEGASLHEAVREARDQLRLIENRSPNASWLPVIFQNPEEPPLFYPVEESAPELGKEPLESSGSRAKLKKIAWCGMGAIALCTLTLEIYKIIDLRKDSTLASGISLGEEILSEKNTTSEKQAGVKAFGNGNYSKAVANFKSSLEKNPNDPESRIYLNNAKTANNKQTIKIAVSVPLGSNPSIGEEILRGVAEVQEEINRDYQINGLPLQVVLANDNNDGNLAQAVARKFVKDTSIFAVIGHNASNASTAAAPIYKDGKLAMISPTSFANQLKEPSYIFRMVPQITFFAAQLSQGLGRAVPNPKVAICVDNVSPDQESFRNEFKYVVSAYKGQHIDLGCNLADPNFNPIAVVETIKKNNVNSLMVAPYVNNLPKAMELFKAVRESQLPIKMFGSPTLYNDKTIEWGGEAVEGLTLSVPYFPDEREKNSFRELWKTELNTWRSPMSKDTTRAIATGLQQLLKSPQPNRQELDNILRNSSFKVKGVTGEFKFTSNTGEREFLFQKERTDALIQVKNGKFVKIE encoded by the coding sequence ATGAGCAAGCGAGTTATATTCAGAATTGACCAAGGTGATTTTGAACAAGGGTTTTCTGTAACCTTAACAATTAAGGAAAATGGGGAGATTTGCGCTCCAGAAATCAAGGGAAAACTTGCGCCAGCAACACAAATTATTGACCGTTATAATGACTGGCAACAAGCTTACTACTCTTGGGGGCAAAGCCACCGCTGGTGGAGACGGAGGCTAGAGGTTCCAGACCAAATCAATACAAACTATTCAAGTGCTGACAGCGAGAATAATGCTACCATTTATGCTTCCCAGTTTGAAGGGGAGCTAAATGACTGGCTAGATCGTTCGGACTTAGGAGAGTTAAGAGAGGAACTGCTACATACCGTTAACAGAAATGATTCTGTAAGCTTCATCGTCCAAACGGATAACAAAGAATTACAGAGGCTACCCTGGGAGCTATGGCGTTTACTTAAAAATCGTTATCATCAGGCTGAAGTAGCGATAAGCAGCAGAAGTGCACCCAAAAAAGGAGCTTTGAGAAGTTCAGTTAAAATTCTAGTGATTTTGGGTAGCGATGATAAAATTGATATTCAAACCGACTGGACTATTCTTAGAGAGAAACTGCCAAATGACGAATTAGTATTGGTGGAAAAACCTAGAGCCGATGAATTTAGAGAAATTCTCATAAATCAGCCTTGGGATATTATTTTCTTTGCCGGACACAGTTCGACTCACGCCGATGGAAATGATGCCAAAATTTGGCTTAATGAGCAAGAATATTTATCACCTCAAAAGCTAAGGAATTCTCTGGAAAAAGCCGTTAGGAATGGGTTAAAACTGGCGATTTTTAACTCCTGTGATGGATTGGGATTAGCACGACAATTGGAAACTCTGCAAATTCCTCATATCATCGTCATGCGGGAGCCGGTTCATGATGAAGTTGCACAAAAATTTTTGAATGGTTTTCTCACAAGCTTTGCTGAAGGTGCTTCTTTACATGAAGCGGTGCGCGAAGCGCGTGACCAATTAAGGTTAATAGAAAATCGCTCTCCTAATGCCTCTTGGTTACCTGTAATTTTTCAAAATCCCGAAGAACCCCCGCTATTTTATCCTGTAGAAGAGTCAGCACCGGAATTAGGAAAAGAACCGCTAGAAAGTTCAGGAAGTAGAGCAAAGCTTAAGAAAATAGCCTGGTGTGGAATGGGTGCGATCGCACTCTGCACTCTTACTTTGGAAATCTATAAAATCATCGATCTGCGTAAAGATTCTACCTTAGCGTCAGGAATTAGCTTGGGAGAAGAAATTCTAAGCGAAAAAAATACCACTTCTGAAAAACAAGCTGGTGTGAAAGCCTTTGGCAATGGTAACTATTCCAAGGCAGTGGCAAATTTTAAATCGTCTCTAGAGAAAAATCCTAATGATCCAGAGTCACGAATTTATTTAAACAACGCCAAAACCGCTAATAACAAACAAACCATTAAAATTGCCGTCAGCGTACCCCTTGGCAGTAACCCATCCATAGGCGAGGAAATTTTGCGAGGTGTCGCAGAAGTGCAAGAGGAAATTAATCGCGACTACCAGATTAATGGCTTACCCTTACAGGTGGTACTCGCTAATGATAATAATGACGGTAATCTAGCTCAAGCCGTTGCTCGTAAGTTTGTCAAAGATACCAGTATTTTTGCAGTTATTGGACATAATGCGAGTAATGCTTCTACTGCGGCAGCTCCGATCTATAAAGATGGGAAATTAGCCATGATTTCCCCAACAAGCTTTGCTAACCAATTGAAAGAACCATCCTATATTTTTCGCATGGTTCCCCAAATTACTTTTTTTGCCGCGCAATTATCTCAAGGACTTGGCAGAGCCGTTCCTAACCCCAAAGTTGCCATTTGTGTAGATAATGTATCCCCGGATCAGGAATCCTTTAGAAATGAATTTAAGTACGTTGTTTCAGCTTATAAAGGACAGCATATTGATCTAGGCTGTAACCTTGCCGACCCAAATTTTAATCCGATTGCTGTGGTCGAGACAATTAAAAAGAACAATGTTAATAGTTTGATGGTGGCACCCTATGTTAATAACCTGCCCAAAGCGATGGAACTCTTCAAGGCGGTTCGAGAAAGTCAGTTACCCATCAAGATGTTTGGCAGTCCAACTTTGTATAACGATAAAACCATTGAGTGGGGAGGAGAAGCAGTAGAAGGTTTGACATTATCCGTTCCCTACTTCCCTGATGAGAGAGAAAAGAATTCGTTTCGGGAACTCTGGAAGACAGAACTAAACACCTGGCGATCGCCAATGTCTAAGGATACAACAAGAGCGATTGCAACGGGTTTACAACAACTCCTGAAATCACCACAACCAAATCGCCAGGAATTAGACAATATATTAAGAAATTCGAGTTTTAAGGTGAAGGGTGTCACGGGAGAATTCAAGTTCACAAGCAACACAGGTGAACGGGAATTTCTCTTTCAAAAAGAACGTACCGATGCTTTAATCCAAGTTAAAAACGGTAAATTTGTAAAGATTGAATAG
- a CDS encoding serine/threonine protein kinase, with the protein MLEEEQVLHHRYHIQRQLGQNAGRRTLLAQDLHTQELVVLKILSFSSDFRWEDLKLFEREAETLKSLSHPAIPHYLDYFELHLPNCRGFVLVQSYIDATSLQEWIKRGRTFSEDEVKQIAKALLNVLSYLHERNPPVIHRDIKPSNILLKGDRSAHQVGDLYLVDFGSVQTAVREIGTMTIVGTYGYMPPEQFSGRAFPASDLYSLGATLIYLVTGMHPSDLLQENLLLEFEPVTHLSPNFVQWLKLLTHPNRKQRLSSATVALKALEQPFVQSQLIESSTTSTPLTLQKPVDSKVSLYKDEETLEIYLPPEKLAEGVGAIGCYFLMFCFFTVMSLSWLSVSVPSGNWFVTSIGLMFFCIGIYCLCQPAFAANEHTRIHIDQKSVTVTKTAFGRRQQVFHASRNNLYKLTYVKRLYRQGSEGDIEEVSPELKIWARQIATYSGHYQDISYRIGQSVSADNKTRFYGRLTTPELDWLAQELSNWLGLPISRD; encoded by the coding sequence ATGTTAGAAGAAGAACAGGTATTACACCACCGCTATCACATTCAACGTCAGTTGGGACAAAATGCTGGACGGCGTACCCTACTGGCTCAAGATTTACATACCCAGGAACTCGTTGTCCTCAAAATTCTTAGTTTTAGCAGTGACTTCCGTTGGGAAGATTTGAAATTGTTTGAAAGAGAAGCCGAAACCCTCAAATCTCTATCCCATCCAGCGATTCCCCACTATCTTGATTATTTTGAATTACACTTACCCAATTGTCGGGGATTTGTCCTTGTGCAAAGTTACATTGATGCCACCTCATTGCAGGAATGGATTAAGCGAGGGCGAACATTTAGTGAGGATGAAGTTAAACAAATTGCTAAGGCGTTACTCAATGTATTGAGCTACTTGCATGAGCGCAATCCTCCTGTAATTCATCGCGATATCAAGCCCAGCAATATTTTACTCAAAGGCGATCGCTCGGCTCATCAGGTAGGAGACTTATACTTAGTTGATTTTGGTTCTGTGCAAACGGCTGTCCGAGAAATTGGGACGATGACGATTGTGGGAACCTATGGCTATATGCCACCCGAACAATTTAGCGGACGTGCCTTCCCAGCTTCCGATTTGTATAGTTTAGGTGCAACGTTAATCTACTTGGTAACAGGGATGCATCCGTCTGATTTGCTGCAAGAAAATTTGTTGCTTGAATTTGAACCCGTGACGCATCTTTCTCCAAACTTTGTGCAATGGCTCAAGCTTTTGACGCATCCCAACCGCAAGCAACGATTGAGTTCAGCGACGGTTGCATTGAAAGCGTTAGAACAGCCTTTTGTTCAATCCCAACTGATTGAATCATCAACTACATCAACTCCTTTAACTCTGCAAAAACCTGTTGACAGTAAAGTCTCTCTGTACAAGGATGAAGAAACTTTAGAGATATACCTACCTCCAGAAAAATTGGCTGAAGGCGTAGGAGCAATAGGTTGTTATTTCCTCATGTTCTGCTTTTTTACTGTCATGTCGCTGAGTTGGTTATCTGTCTCTGTACCTAGTGGTAACTGGTTCGTTACCTCAATTGGCTTGATGTTCTTCTGTATCGGAATTTATTGTCTGTGCCAACCTGCTTTCGCCGCAAATGAACACACACGCATCCATATTGATCAAAAATCAGTGACTGTAACTAAAACAGCATTTGGAAGACGGCAGCAGGTTTTTCATGCCAGTCGCAATAACCTGTATAAATTAACCTATGTTAAACGCCTCTATCGTCAAGGTAGTGAAGGGGACATTGAAGAGGTATCACCAGAGTTAAAAATTTGGGCGAGACAGATTGCTACTTATAGTGGTCATTACCAAGACATCAGCTATCGCATCGGGCAATCGGTGAGTGCGGACAACAAAACCCGCTTTTATGGTCGTCTAACAACCCCAGAACTCGATTGGTTGGCACAAGAATTAAGTAACTGGTTGGGTTTACCCATTTCAAGAGATTAG
- a CDS encoding PspA/IM30 family protein, with protein sequence MKPTNSTQNNLNSPKQWLVPLVLTILTGLGFKLIWTKSGRTLMAIWNWLWGIPIESGGKIAVEAAWDSVKSMQQSVAQLAESVATAVAAYEKVKSKYAAKQQEFKQAENQALLAYKQANEEAARLAMSRAIAIERLLPKMGEQVSQAEKVVVSAKAKLHREREKLEAYQTEMQNLKALAEINEALETIAQVDSTLDINSARYQFESAQAAVEERYFKANAHAELIENPAERLQADLDHLTLNDEISRRLAQLKGERG encoded by the coding sequence ATGAAACCGACTAACTCTACTCAGAATAACCTGAACTCGCCTAAGCAGTGGCTTGTGCCATTAGTTCTCACTATCCTTACGGGTTTAGGTTTTAAGTTAATTTGGACAAAATCTGGACGTACCCTCATGGCAATCTGGAATTGGTTGTGGGGTATTCCTATTGAATCCGGCGGCAAAATTGCGGTAGAAGCAGCGTGGGACTCTGTAAAATCGATGCAACAATCCGTCGCTCAACTGGCTGAATCTGTTGCGACAGCCGTTGCTGCTTATGAGAAAGTTAAATCGAAATATGCAGCCAAACAGCAAGAATTTAAACAGGCTGAAAATCAAGCTTTACTCGCTTATAAACAAGCTAATGAAGAAGCGGCAAGACTGGCAATGAGTCGGGCTATTGCAATTGAACGGCTACTCCCGAAAATGGGTGAACAAGTCAGTCAAGCTGAAAAAGTTGTCGTATCTGCCAAAGCAAAACTGCATCGAGAACGAGAAAAATTAGAAGCCTATCAAACAGAGATGCAAAATCTTAAGGCTTTAGCAGAAATCAACGAAGCATTAGAAACAATTGCCCAAGTTGATAGTACTTTAGATATTAATTCAGCTCGCTATCAATTTGAATCAGCACAAGCAGCCGTCGAAGAGCGATATTTCAAAGCAAATGCCCACGCGGAACTCATTGAAAATCCTGCTGAAAGGCTGCAAGCAGATTTAGATCATTTGACACTTAACGATGAAATTTCCCGCCGCCTCGCCCAATTGAAAGGCGAACGAGGCTGA
- a CDS encoding ABC transporter substrate-binding protein translates to METTEAVRVKKRRIPPIFYILMVGLSLISAPRFLGTFKSGSRSGSIGNYLLISEKVTSDKKQGIEAFAKGDYQQAIASFKNSLLQQPNDPETLIYLNNAQAGNDALKIAVSVPIGSNLNVAQEILRGVATAQAEINKNGGINGQKLQVQIVNDENDPKIARKLAQDLVNDPQVLGVLGHNSSDASLAAAPIYQKKGLVMISATSSANNLSGFGSYIFRTVPAANVMAETLADYAIKTARKTKIAFCYDSQTQSNVSFKDEFLAALVSKGGQLVPTVCDLSAPNFNPSTAVTQAINSGADGLFISSHIDRIESAIALAKANQGKLALFSSPTLYTVKTLQAGQQDVKGLALAAPWHPQVNPSFAQKMTQQWRGKVSWRTATAYDATQAMIAGLQQSQNREGLQQALHSQGFSVQGASGAVRFAPSGDRISQPVIVQVQSKGVDHDFVMLPTTDP, encoded by the coding sequence ATGGAAACCACAGAAGCCGTCAGAGTTAAAAAACGCCGAATTCCTCCCATTTTCTATATTCTGATGGTAGGATTAAGCTTAATTTCAGCTCCTCGATTTTTAGGTACTTTTAAAAGCGGGTCTAGGAGCGGAAGTATTGGCAATTATTTGCTAATTTCCGAAAAGGTAACTTCCGATAAAAAACAGGGAATTGAAGCCTTTGCTAAAGGAGATTACCAACAAGCGATCGCATCCTTTAAAAACTCCCTTCTCCAACAACCAAACGACCCGGAAACGCTCATCTACTTAAATAACGCCCAAGCCGGAAATGATGCCCTGAAGATAGCAGTAAGTGTACCCATTGGTAGCAACTTAAACGTAGCTCAAGAAATCCTGCGGGGGGTGGCTACAGCCCAGGCTGAAATTAACAAAAATGGCGGGATTAACGGACAGAAATTGCAAGTTCAGATTGTCAATGATGAAAATGACCCAAAAATTGCCCGAAAACTAGCTCAGGATTTAGTTAACGATCCACAAGTTCTTGGGGTTTTGGGACACAATTCCAGTGATGCCTCTCTCGCGGCTGCTCCGATCTATCAAAAAAAGGGATTGGTGATGATATCTGCCACCTCATCAGCCAATAATCTCTCTGGATTTGGTAGCTATATTTTTCGCACCGTTCCCGCAGCGAATGTAATGGCAGAAACTTTAGCCGACTATGCGATTAAAACGGCCCGCAAAACCAAAATTGCCTTTTGTTACGATTCCCAAACACAGAGCAATGTTTCGTTCAAAGATGAATTTTTGGCGGCGTTAGTAAGCAAGGGAGGGCAATTAGTACCAACCGTTTGTGACTTATCAGCTCCTAACTTTAACCCCTCTACGGCGGTGACTCAAGCTATTAACAGTGGTGCTGATGGGTTGTTTATTTCCAGCCACATTGATCGCATAGAATCTGCGATCGCGCTGGCAAAAGCCAATCAAGGCAAATTAGCTCTATTTAGCAGCCCCACATTATATACCGTCAAAACCTTACAAGCTGGGCAGCAGGACGTTAAGGGATTAGCCCTCGCCGCCCCTTGGCATCCCCAAGTTAACCCGTCTTTTGCACAAAAAATGACTCAACAGTGGCGCGGAAAAGTTAGCTGGCGCACTGCTACCGCCTATGATGCTACCCAAGCCATGATTGCAGGGTTGCAGCAAAGTCAAAACCGTGAAGGTTTACAGCAAGCGTTGCACAGTCAGGGGTTTAGCGTCCAGGGAGCCAGTGGTGCTGTCAGATTTGCTCCTAGTGGCGATCGCATCAGTCAGCCAGTCATTGTCCAAGTTCAGTCTAAGGGTGTTGATCACGACTTCGTGATGCTACCGACAACAGACCCCTGA
- a CDS encoding glycine-rich domain-containing protein — translation MLTDSISVGNQVLSSSAQTFLQKLKQLDLESIEKRLMQSGWTRQQATLAINRYKMFLSVAYLHPHIPLVPSQEIDRVWHYHILHTRKYYQDCQMLFGRFLHHEPDVEYWHQPNPVSLNTAFAQTTALLVQYFGNTALGDARLEQPDSLLISENLPQQQPLSENGDFHLHPSACGRPTSRLLETSDLRPATNCPNL, via the coding sequence ATGCTAACGGATTCGATATCAGTTGGAAACCAAGTTTTGTCCTCGTCAGCTCAAACCTTCTTGCAAAAGCTAAAACAGCTTGACTTGGAGTCAATCGAAAAGCGACTCATGCAATCCGGGTGGACTCGCCAGCAAGCCACATTGGCGATTAACCGCTACAAAATGTTCTTATCTGTAGCCTATCTGCATCCCCACATTCCGCTAGTCCCGTCTCAAGAAATCGATCGGGTCTGGCATTACCACATTTTGCATACACGCAAGTATTATCAGGATTGTCAGATGCTGTTCGGTCGTTTCCTTCACCATGAACCTGATGTAGAGTACTGGCATCAGCCAAACCCAGTTTCGCTGAATACCGCTTTTGCTCAAACCACAGCACTCCTGGTGCAGTACTTCGGTAACACAGCGTTAGGAGATGCCCGCTTGGAGCAACCTGACAGCCTCTTAATTTCAGAAAACTTGCCTCAACAACAGCCATTATCTGAAAACGGTGACTTCCACCTGCATCCTAGTGCCTGTGGCAGACCGACAAGCCGCCTACTGGAAACATCCGACTTGAGACCAGCCACAAATTGCCCAAACCTTTGA
- a CDS encoding glycosyltransferase: MSHLDGQPITEEASHKAIAQQEENSLMLKKNQDSPASVGLNQAQSSASPFHSTRPAIPGRQPIALILAHGDAATEVGAQEAGGQNVYVRQVGEALAKLGWQVDIFTRKTHPDDEPIVQHSPHCRTIRLVAGPQAFIARQELFEYMPQFVEAFQKFQSKEGTNYPLVHTNYWLSAWVGLQLQAESNIQLIHTYHSLGAVKYKALAARSPMQQIRLAVERQILEQASCVVATSPQERETLQSLVSEQGCIEMVPCGTDLENFRIIPKMEAREQLGLDPTEQIILYVGRFDPCKGIETLVRAVAMSQARVKGNVRLVMAGGSDAELGDGQERQRIEKIVQEVGLTQQTLFSGRLGHDVLPLYYAAADVCVIPSHYEPFGLVAIEAMACGTPVVASDVGGLKFTVIPEETGLLVPAQDKAAFAAAIDRILTDELWATQLKEQASVRVRQNFSWSGVAIELSNLYRRLLAQSLLDERLWSAQLPSPWGTEVSQVNVPSATPATGLTLAS; encoded by the coding sequence ATGTCACATCTGGATGGGCAGCCGATTACCGAAGAGGCATCGCACAAGGCGATCGCACAGCAAGAGGAAAATTCTTTAATGTTGAAAAAAAATCAGGACTCTCCTGCATCTGTTGGCTTAAATCAAGCGCAGAGTAGCGCCTCACCTTTCCACTCTACCCGTCCAGCGATTCCTGGCAGGCAGCCTATTGCTCTGATTTTGGCTCATGGCGATGCCGCGACTGAAGTGGGGGCACAAGAAGCTGGGGGTCAAAATGTTTACGTGCGCCAAGTGGGCGAAGCTTTGGCGAAATTAGGGTGGCAGGTGGATATATTCACCCGCAAAACTCATCCAGACGATGAGCCAATTGTGCAGCATTCCCCCCACTGTCGCACGATTCGCTTGGTTGCCGGACCTCAAGCCTTCATTGCGCGACAGGAGTTGTTTGAATACATGCCCCAATTTGTGGAGGCCTTCCAAAAATTTCAGAGTAAAGAAGGCACGAATTATCCCTTAGTTCATACGAATTACTGGCTTTCCGCTTGGGTTGGCTTGCAACTACAAGCCGAAAGCAATATTCAACTAATTCACACCTATCATTCACTGGGAGCCGTCAAATACAAAGCGCTGGCTGCGCGATCGCCCATGCAGCAGATACGGTTGGCGGTTGAACGGCAGATTTTGGAGCAAGCCAGTTGTGTGGTGGCGACGAGTCCTCAAGAGCGGGAAACCTTGCAATCCCTGGTTTCTGAGCAGGGTTGCATCGAAATGGTTCCTTGTGGGACTGACTTGGAGAATTTCCGCATCATCCCGAAAATGGAGGCTAGAGAGCAGTTAGGACTTGATCCAACCGAGCAGATTATTCTGTATGTGGGACGATTTGACCCTTGCAAAGGCATTGAAACGCTGGTGCGTGCAGTGGCGATGTCCCAGGCGAGAGTCAAAGGCAATGTTCGCTTGGTGATGGCTGGCGGCAGCGATGCCGAACTGGGAGATGGACAAGAACGCCAACGAATTGAGAAAATTGTACAGGAGGTTGGGCTGACCCAACAAACGCTGTTTTCCGGGCGTTTGGGTCACGATGTGCTGCCCCTTTACTACGCCGCCGCCGATGTTTGTGTGATTCCCAGCCATTATGAGCCGTTTGGGTTGGTGGCGATCGAGGCAATGGCTTGTGGTACGCCTGTGGTGGCCTCAGATGTTGGAGGATTGAAGTTCACGGTGATACCGGAGGAAACCGGGTTGCTTGTTCCTGCTCAGGATAAGGCGGCCTTTGCAGCGGCGATCGATCGCATCTTAACCGATGAATTGTGGGCAACCCAACTCAAAGAGCAAGCGTCTGTTCGAGTGCGTCAGAATTTTAGCTGGAGTGGGGTAGCCATTGAGTTGAGTAACCTTTACCGCCGCTTACTGGCGCAGTCGCTTCTGGACGAACGGCTGTGGTCGGCGCAACTGCCTAGTCCTTGGGGAACTGAGGTGTCTCAGGTTAATGTTCCCTCTGCCACACCTGCCACAGGTCTAACCTTGGCTTCCTGA
- a CDS encoding AEC family transporter, giving the protein MIDSLFHAYAPLIFWSGLGFVLFRFIPERFPKLLGLALYWVGVPLQLLVLGRQTELSHGGELIPLVAVGVLLLSMGLALLSWWGLPGLSRGNTTESSPESPKNSLLDFSFSNINKLGRASLGSFILASMLGNTGFIGLALTQVLFGTENISWPVLFSVTSNVVGNYGIAVFIASYFGRSDSKNHWWIQLRDVLTVPTLWAFIIGFSTRNIELPSSLETGLEQAVWVVIAFALLLVGLRLGSVHGWRSLKRAWMPTLLKVVIVPMLVGLGATYFGLTGDSRLTLVLMSGTPTGLSVLILAEVYELDRELLASSIALSFVGLLLMLPVWLVCFG; this is encoded by the coding sequence ATGATTGACTCTTTGTTCCACGCCTACGCCCCTCTGATCTTCTGGTCAGGGTTAGGGTTCGTACTCTTTCGGTTTATTCCAGAACGTTTTCCCAAGCTACTCGGTCTTGCGCTTTATTGGGTGGGAGTGCCACTACAACTTCTTGTTTTAGGGCGGCAGACAGAGTTATCCCATGGGGGGGAATTGATTCCTTTGGTAGCAGTCGGAGTATTGCTGCTGAGTATGGGCTTAGCCCTGTTGAGTTGGTGGGGATTGCCAGGGTTAAGCCGTGGAAACACCACCGAGTCATCTCCAGAAAGCCCAAAAAATTCCCTGCTTGATTTCTCATTTTCTAATATTAACAAGCTGGGGCGGGCAAGTCTTGGAAGTTTCATCCTGGCTTCCATGTTAGGCAATACAGGGTTTATTGGTTTGGCACTGACACAGGTTCTCTTTGGTACGGAAAATATTAGCTGGCCTGTGTTATTTAGCGTTACTAGTAATGTTGTGGGCAACTATGGCATTGCTGTGTTTATTGCCAGTTATTTTGGTCGTAGTGACAGCAAAAATCATTGGTGGATTCAGTTGCGAGATGTGCTGACGGTTCCGACCCTATGGGCTTTTATCATTGGCTTTAGTACTCGAAATATAGAACTACCTTCTAGTCTGGAAACAGGATTAGAGCAAGCCGTCTGGGTCGTGATTGCCTTTGCTTTATTGTTGGTTGGTCTGCGACTGGGGTCTGTGCATGGATGGCGAAGTTTGAAACGAGCCTGGATGCCAACGTTGTTAAAAGTTGTCATCGTACCGATGCTCGTAGGATTAGGTGCTACTTATTTCGGATTAACTGGCGACTCTCGTCTAACACTAGTGCTCATGTCGGGAACGCCCACGGGACTTTCGGTGCTGATATTAGCAGAAGTTTATGAGCTAGACCGGGAATTACTAGCGAGTAGTATTGCCTTGAGTTTTGTGGGATTGCTGCTGATGCTACCTGTGTGGCTGGTGTGCTTTGGCTAA
- a CDS encoding Hsp20/alpha crystallin family protein, giving the protein MQLIRWEPFREVDTLQRQMNRLFDSLTHTTDGENLGLAFIPPVELHETPEAIHLKLEVPGIEAKDLDVQVTADSLSISGERKEETKTEEKGVTRTEFRYGQFRRVIPLSTRIQNDQVQAEYKDGILSLTLPKAEDEKTKVVKVNIG; this is encoded by the coding sequence ATGCAACTCATTCGTTGGGAACCCTTCCGGGAAGTTGACACCCTACAACGGCAAATGAACCGTCTGTTTGATAGCCTGACACACACTACTGATGGGGAAAATTTAGGACTTGCCTTTATCCCGCCAGTGGAATTGCATGAAACCCCTGAAGCGATCCACCTAAAACTAGAAGTTCCTGGGATAGAAGCTAAAGACTTGGATGTGCAAGTGACGGCTGATTCTCTGTCGATTAGCGGTGAGCGAAAAGAAGAAACCAAAACTGAAGAAAAAGGTGTCACGCGCACTGAATTTCGCTATGGTCAGTTTCGGCGAGTGATTCCGTTATCGACTCGAATTCAAAATGATCAAGTGCAAGCCGAATACAAAGATGGCATCCTGAGTCTGACTCTACCGAAAGCTGAAGACGAAAAGACTAAAGTTGTCAAAGTAAACATCGGTTAA